The Vogesella indigofera nucleotide sequence GACACAGCAGGATGGCGAACTCGTCGCCACCGAGGCGGGCGACTATGTCGCTGCTGCGCACCTGGCGCTGCATGATGCGCGCCACATCCTGCAACAGCAGGTCGCCACCCTGCTGGCCGGCGCTGTCGTTGACCGCCTTGAAGTGGTCGAGGTCGATCATCGCCAGCACGTGCGGCTGGTAGTGCACGCGGTTGTCGTCGAGCACCTCGCCCAGCGCGGCAAGGAAACCGCGACGGTTGCGCAGCCCGGTCAGCACGTCGTGGCTGGCCTCCCAGCGCTGCTGCTGTACGCGTTGCTGCCGCTCACTGTCATCTCGCAGCACCACCACCTTGTAGCCCTGCAGCGCGCCGCTGCCGGCCATCACCGACAGGGTCAGCTGCACCGGCTGCACCCGCATGTCGCGGCTGAGCAGATCCAGCGCCAGCGGCTTGCCGGCAGCGTCGCGCTCGATGTCGCGCAGCGGCACCGCCAGCCCTGTCTCCGGGCTGACCAGATTCATGAACACACCCAGCAGGCGGCCGAGCACGTCCGATGCCGGCACCCCGAAGCGCGCCAGCGCCGGCGGGTTGGCGTACTCCACCTCGTCCATGCGGTTGGTCAGCACCACCGCGTCGCTGATCGAGCCCAGCAGCAGCAGGCTGCGCTCGCGCTCGGCCTGCAGGCTGCCGCGCGCCTCTTCGCGGGCACTGACATCGCTGACCAGACCGAGGAAGCGGCGCTCGCCGCCGCTGGCGGCCAGCTCGCTGAAGCGCAGCTCCACCATCACTCGGCAGCCGTCGCGATGCCGCAACCGGCACAGCAGCTCGAAGCCGCTGCCGGTGGCCAGCAATTGCTGCCACTGTCCGGCCACCTGCGGCAGGCTGTCGGGGTGGATCTCGTCCAGCCAGTGACGACCGAGCCAGTTGCCGATCTCCGCCGCCGGCAAGCCGGCGACACGCATGCTGGCCGGATTGAGCGACTGCAGGCGCGCCTGCGCATCCACCACCAGCACGCCCATCGGCGACACCTCGTTCAAGGTGCTGAACAGCGCGTCGCGCGCGGCGAGCTGCTGCTCGCAGTCGGCGCGGCGACGGCAGGCGGCCGCCACCTCGTGGGCGATGCGCTGCAGCTCGCGACAGCCCAGCGCGGCTGTCGTGGCGTACGGATCCCCCTGCAGCACCGTGAGCTGGTTCTGCAGCCGGCCCAGCGGCCGCAGCAGGCGGCGCATGCCCCACCACGCCAGCGGCAGCGACAGCAGCAGCGCAACCAGCAGCAACAGCAGATAGTGGCCGCCAAGCACGTGCGCCGGCAGCATCACCTCGTGCAGCGGCAGCACCACCCCGAGCAACCACGGCACGTTACGCAGGCGCTGGTAGACCTGCAGCGCCGGCACGCCATGGCTGTCGCCCACCGCAGCCTGGCCAGCAGCGCCACCGAGGGCGCGCTGCAGCAACGGGTCGGCCGCCACCGCCGCCGGCATACCGTCAGCGGCATCGGCGTGCAGGATGGCGAGCTGGCTGCGTATGCTGTGGATGGTCAGGAAACCGCCTTGCCCGATGGCGATGTTTTTCAGTTCGCCGAAGAATTCCGGCGAATACAATTCCAGGCTGCCGCCGAGCACCCCGGCGAGCTGGCCTTCGGCGCTGAACACCGGGGCGGTGAACACGATCACGGTGCGATTCAGCCCACCACTCATCCGCACCGGCTCCGACACCTGCGGCCGCAGCGAGTCGCGGGTGGCGCGGAAGTAGTCCTGATCGGCGACATTGAGGCCGAGCCGTCCCGGCAGTCCGGGGTAGTCGGCGATGACATTGCCCTTGCGGTCGTACAGCAACACGCTATTGAACATGCCCTTCAGGTAGCGGAAGCGGGCAATCAGCGCCGCGCCCTGCTGCTCGAACTGCTCCGGTGCCAGCTGCAGGTTGGCCGCAGCCTGCTCCAGCAGCACCTGCCGCGTGCGCACGCGGTCGTCGACATCGGCGGCCAACCTTGCTGCCAGGGTTTCCAGGCTGAGCGCCTGCACCTCGCGCAGCGCGGTGCGGCTCTGCACATAGGCTCCGCCACCGACCAGCAGCAGCGGCAGCACCAGGAACAGGCCACCCAGCACCAGCAGGCGCAGGCGCAGCGTCGACAACAGCACACTCTTAAACATGACCCGGCTCGGCACCCCTCGGCAACGGTTGGCTATGACAGGCGGCGCCGCTCAATGCAGCTTCGGGGCGTGCTCGGTGACCGGAATCCCGGCCTGCTGCAGGCAGGACTGCAGGTCCTGCCAAACCAGGCTGCGATCCGGGCTCAGGTCCGGCGTCAGCAGCCACGGCGTGTGGGCCAGCAGCTGCTGCGAGCCGCCCAGCAGGCGCACATTGTAAGCCTGGTGTTCCGGCTGGTACTCCGCTTCGGCGTGCAGCCCGTCCGGCAATTCGCTGCCGGCCAGCACCGCCATGGTCAGCGCGAAACGCTTGCGGTTGTAGGCGGCGGTACCGGCGGCCAGCGCTTCCCACCACGGCAGCGGCATGAACAGCTCGGCCTCGCCGTACACCATCTCCGCCGACAGCGCCTGCTGCACCAGCGGCATGGTGGTGTCCAGCGCCTCGCGCGCGTGGCGACGCACCTGCGCCAGCGGCAACTTGCCGCGCTCGACGATGAACGGCAGCCACGCCAGCACCAGCTGCGGCTCGTTGACGGTGGAGGCCGCCTCGAAACTGGCGCGCGAGGCGGCGACGTCGTGCAGCGCCAAGTCGCAACCGGCATCCATGGTCGGCGCCAGATGCACCAGCGACTGGCAGCTGCGCTCGGCCAGGCTGTCGACGGTGAAGATGGTCGGCGACATCCACAGGATGGTTTCCGGCGCCAGTGTCAGCGCCTCGGCCAGCTGTGGCTCCACCTGCTCCAGCAGCGGGAAGTGCCACCACACCCCGCCCTGCGCCCGCGAGAACACCACCGGGAATGCCCACAGCTCGTAGGAGGCGACATTGCCGTCCGGGCGCATCACCTCGGGGAAGGCGATGGTGTCGTGGGCGCAATCCAGCAGCAGCTTGCGCGCCGGCGGCTCGCCCTGCAGCGCCAGCTGCGACTCGGTAAACACCGCTTGGTCGCCGCCGGACAGTGCCTGTTGTACCAGCGCCGCCAGCTGGATGCGCTTCACTGGGTTCTGCACCGCGTCGCGGCTGAGGGCAACCAGCTCGGCGATG carries:
- a CDS encoding diguanylate cyclase domain-containing protein, with the translated sequence MFKSVLLSTLRLRLLVLGGLFLVLPLLLVGGGAYVQSRTALREVQALSLETLAARLAADVDDRVRTRQVLLEQAAANLQLAPEQFEQQGAALIARFRYLKGMFNSVLLYDRKGNVIADYPGLPGRLGLNVADQDYFRATRDSLRPQVSEPVRMSGGLNRTVIVFTAPVFSAEGQLAGVLGGSLELYSPEFFGELKNIAIGQGGFLTIHSIRSQLAILHADAADGMPAAVAADPLLQRALGGAAGQAAVGDSHGVPALQVYQRLRNVPWLLGVVLPLHEVMLPAHVLGGHYLLLLLVALLLSLPLAWWGMRRLLRPLGRLQNQLTVLQGDPYATTAALGCRELQRIAHEVAAACRRRADCEQQLAARDALFSTLNEVSPMGVLVVDAQARLQSLNPASMRVAGLPAAEIGNWLGRHWLDEIHPDSLPQVAGQWQQLLATGSGFELLCRLRHRDGCRVMVELRFSELAASGGERRFLGLVSDVSAREEARGSLQAERERSLLLLGSISDAVVLTNRMDEVEYANPPALARFGVPASDVLGRLLGVFMNLVSPETGLAVPLRDIERDAAGKPLALDLLSRDMRVQPVQLTLSVMAGSGALQGYKVVVLRDDSERQQRVQQQRWEASHDVLTGLRNRRGFLAALGEVLDDNRVHYQPHVLAMIDLDHFKAVNDSAGQQGGDLLLQDVARIMQRQVRSSDIVARLGGDEFAILLCHCELEVAERMLRELLQAIDAHIVYLGERAFRISASIGVTMIQPQDERAQPVLSRADDGCYQAKQRGRNCLVLHAGKL